A single region of the Xenopus laevis strain J_2021 chromosome 4L, Xenopus_laevis_v10.1, whole genome shotgun sequence genome encodes:
- the phrf1.L gene encoding PHD and RING finger domain-containing protein 1 isoform X1 — MDDEENQDQLINRSQGRNRQQSLSASDNEEMEDSEDESESEDGDDGEEEGGEDEDVTDSEEEEDENAAKGSLDPTQPAGHFNEAFSSDDEGENCPICLNGFRDQVVGTPENCSHYFCLDCIVEWSKNANSCPVDRIAFSCIHIRVHFGGEILKKVPIKKKAEEVEVEEDATNCAVCGRCDREDRLLLCDGCDAGYHMECLTPPLNAVPVDEWFCPECSDANQPEEVSDVEVAGLLADVVPTTSRLHPNVVRTRAIARTRQSERVRANVNRNRISTARNIQQVPRYLMSSLLDETIEAVVNGLNTAVYQRPLTTRTTTRRRKRKVGRKKSIQSKVSKGTWGVGKKRRRRFRRRKGKKMARKVASSHSRIARSLGICNPPRGSSLPCIQRAAEQTLDTMRHDIGAATLSVFGNSYDLDPFDSNEDHLSNPASPLTSKCRVLSRSALRSHQPVARPISVGLSRGGVAPQAHETLPVAEPVPDLLGSILSGQSMLMMKSSDIVISRDGSLKAKKIGDSGSQKNVSREEPTTDGRVESCSSYSGSPSVTSSVDKWKPVQEQPQLRFPSSGLYSLSPSPSPPPSSMPASSLPGTSAFRLKNAFTPRVVQVQASAGRMTAKFAEPIRFNGVVHKPEPPSSDNKIHAKGPSVKHQTKPPAMRLDISEFPRIPKIKKEMDSSPNNVRGKPSDSVNNPNTNTSLPSACINQLTGRGESNTLGKFNTTENRMTNTRQESHDQSRSSAGVYTGHPSANSSTTPLYSSTSRGVGSLDVGGGGLRITISGNSGSSCRQFSPCSKVPSRSSDGKTQPKRAPPVPSASTKRETPVKNEIYDPFEPTGSDSGSRDSSPERLGPASQPFAATAATTTETACAATSGGAKVGTFRSFRLLPSHSTKVGLSKLGPDFSDLSPASKDQQEKDSAEELSPVSTPFVKVEKEIKNEAAKEPRIEQTPFKISCPLTGLKITSDLKSGGTRGFHFDNEGKKNICIKSEPDSLSHRIIPQSSSNQLVWEAESISQAIPSSNNRGLEIQRKITIEEGKTRSSSMSQPRSHDRDSRSASWSTEDEWEKKSKSKSHKAKRARSDRSSSGSCERSRKKRQKEKKKEKKRKSTDSKERKRSRSSSRSSSSHRMYNSKKKKKKKRGSRSGSRGRSFSPEKDKKRKHKSDKSYSNKEGESSVKEKKKSKEERGKHRSRSPPTIKEQKTYRTKDKNSRFRDQELFQELLHSPESEENTVTRKVNIKKDFHPVKHKAQKCTLIVPKEEVIESLSVLESDISTPVKVEKDIELSNDDGDDESQVENHSSPPWSPSLFDSLLPEDKHEDFEEIQSTKDNDSSNDFLPKAEVASPQASLLTSEPPSPHSSPFTKTHELATSPAVKTEDDDLQWSPSHLEDFLINELSDEVGSVGATSPDDVDLEEALMMKRNEDYEEKPVVSFSKNQVIPFLQDDEDEDVEENVKSGSGEAGNHIAKPKTKENLSTLEKSTTCSPPKTEPDLASLSKAELPMKTVTWNLQRKNLENTETGTPAAVPFSIKEEPQPASPKQSVPVSSQLNISASPKHSINLLASLAAESPSQMASPLPWNSSENTAEDLVAKVASCVPRNSADRPVKEAKQFPCVASETPVQTFPQTLPLLPLPPIFPPYAPVNEPAVPCILQSNRTIFSPTPKPGCLATANEPKMQAASTGKDKGKAKSSKKGEKVKNDEYMKKLHMQERAVEEVKLAIKPFYQKREITKEEYKDILRKAVQKICHSKSGEINPVKVVNLVKAYVDKYKHIRKHKKTESLEDHGTMRDSPV; from the exons ATGGATGATGAGGAGAACCAAGATCAACTAATAAACCGCTCCCAAGGGAGAAATCGGCAGCAATCGCTTTCTGCCAGTGATAATG AAGAAATGGAAGATTCAGAGGATGAATCTGAGAGTGAAGATGGTGATGATGGGGAAGAAGAAGGCGGTGAGGATGAAGATGTAACTG actctgaagaggaggaggatgaaaaTGCTGCAAAAGGAAGCTTAGATCCAACACAGCCTGCAGGGCATTTTAATGAGGCGTTTAGTTCAGACGACGAAGGAGAAAATTGCCCAATCTGCCTCAATGGCTTCAGAGACCAAGTTGTGGGCACTCCAGAAAACTGCAGTCATTATTTCTGCCTGGATTGCATTGTGGAGTGGTCAAAG AATGCAAACTCGTGCCCTGTGGACAGAATTGCATTTTCTTGCATTCACATACGAGTGCACTTTGGTGGTGAGATCTTAAAAAAG GTTCCTATAAAGAAAAAAGCAGAAGAGGTTGAGGTGGAGGAAGATGCCACCAACTGTGCAGTGTGTGGACGATGTGACCGCGAGGATCGACTGCTACTTTGTGATGGCTGTGATGCAGG CTACCATATGGAGTGCCTCACTCCTCCTTTGAATGCTGTTCCAGTAGACGAATGGTtctgtccagaatgctcagatgcAAATCAGCCAGAGGAAG TGAGTGACGTAGAGGTTGCTGGACTTCTTGCAGATGTGGTTCCCACCACTAGCCGTCTACATCCTAACGTGGTTAGGACTCGTGCTATTGCTCGAACAAGGCAAAGTGAAAGGGTGAGAGCCAACGTCAACAGAAACCGAATCAGCACTGCACGCAATATCCAG caaGTTCCAAGATACCTAATGTCATCTCTGCTTGATGAAACCATTGAAGCAGTAGTTAATGGATTGAACACTGCAGTCTATCAGAGACCGTTAACCACTCGTACTACCAccagaagaaggaaaaggaaagttg GCAGAAAGAAGAGTATCCAGTCCAAGGTCTCAAAAGGAACTTGGGGAGTGGGAAAGAAGCGCCGAAGAAGGTTCAGACggaggaaagggaaaaaaatg GCCAGAAAAGTGGCCTCCTCTCACAGTCGTATTGCTAGATCACTGGGGATTTGCAACCCGCCTCGAGGATCTTCATTGCCTTGTATTCAACGTGCCGCTGAACAGACGCTGGACACCATGAGACACGACATAGGAGCTGCCACACTCTCTGTGTTTGGGAACTCCTATGACTTGGACCCATTTGACAG TAATGAGGACCATTTAAGCAACCCAGCCTCCCCTCTTACCTCAAAGTGCAGGGTGCTTTCGCGCTCAGCCTTGCGATCCCATCAACCTGTTGCCCGTCCAATATCGGTGGGACTCTCAAG GGGGGGTGTTGCTCCGCAAGCTCATGAAACTTTACCAGTGGCAGAGCCTGTGCCTGACCTCCTAGGGAGTATCCTGTCCGGACAGAGCATGCTGATGATGAAGAGTTCAGATATTGTTATTAGCCGTGATGGGTCATTAAAGGCAAAGAAAATAG gtgATTCTGGTTCACAGAAAAATGTTTCTAGGGAAGAGCCTACAACAGATGGGCGTGTGGAGTCATGCTCCTCTTACTCAGGGTCTCCGTCTGTCACCTCTTCAGTAGATAAATGGAAGCCAGTCCAAGAGCAGCCGCAGCTCAGATTTCCTTCTTCAGGTCTTTACTCACTTTCTCCATCCCCGTCTCCACCTCCATCATCTATGCCTGCATCATCTTTGCCTGGGACTTCTGCCTTTAGGTTAAAAAATGCTTTTACACCGAGGGTTGTCCAGGTGCAAGCCTCAGCAGGACGTATGACCGCTAAATTTGCAGAGCCTATTCGATTCAATGGAGTTGTACACAAGCCAGAGCCACCTAGCTCAGATAACAAAATACATGCAAAGGGCCCAAGTGTGAAGCACCAAACCAAACCTCCTGCAATGAGATTAGACATTTCAGAATTTCCCAGGATACCAAAGATCAAGAAGGAAATGGACAGTAGCCCCAACAATGTTCGAGGGAAGCCCTCCGACTCTGTAAATAACCCAAATACAAATACCAGCCTTCCCAGTGCCTGCATAAATCAACTAACAGGTCGGGGAGAGAGTAACACATTGGGCAAGTTTAATACCACAGAAAACAGAATGACAAACACTCGTCAAGAGTCACATGACCAGTCAAGATCTAGTGCTGGCGTTTACACTGGTCATCCGAGTGCAAACAGTAGCACTACACCACTTTACTCCAGTACCTCAAGAGGCGTGGGGTCACTGGATGTAGGAGGTGGTGGTCTTCGAATAACAATCAGTGGAAATTCTGGCAGTTCTTGCAGGCAATTTAGTCCATGTTCAAAAGTCCCATCCCGTTCTTCTGATGGTAAAACGCAACCAAAAAGAGCTCCTCCTGTTCCCTCTGCTTCTACCAAGAGGGAAACCCctgttaaaaatgaaatatatgacCCGTTTGAACCAACTGGTTCAGATTCAGGGTCTCGTGATAGTAGCCCAGAAAGACTTGGGCCTGCATCACAGCCATTCGCAGCAACTGCTGCAACGACAACAGAGACTGCCTGTGCAGCCACATCAGGTGGAGCCAAAGTGGGAACATTTCGAAGCTTTAGGCTACTCCCTTCACACTCCACAAAAGTGGGACTGTCAAAACTGGGACCAGATTTTTCAGATCTCTCTCCTGCCAGCAAGGATCAACAAGAAAAGGACAGTGCTGAAGAGCTTAGTCCTGTTTCGACTCCTTTTGTAAAGGTCGAAAAGGAGATAAAAAATGAAGCTGCTAAGGAACCAAGAATTGAACAGACACCTTTCAAAATCTCATGTCCACTTACAGGCTTGAAAATTACATCTGACCTGAAATCGGGTGGTACTCGAGGATTCCATTTTGATAacgagggaaaaaaaaacatctgcataAAATCTGAGCCAGACTCTCTTTCACATAGGATTATTCCCCAAAGTTCAAGCAACCAATTGGTGTGGGAAGCAGAATCCATATCTCAAGCTATTCCTTCATCTAACAATCGAGGATTAGAAATACAGAGGAAGATCACAATTGAGGAAGGAAAGACTCGCTCAAGCTCCATGTCTCAGCCAAGATCCCATGACAGAGATTCAAGATCAGCTTCATGGTCCACAGAGGATGAATGGGAAAAGAAATCCAAGTCGAAATCTCACAAAGCAAAAAGGGCACGTAGTGACCGGTCCAGCTCTGGTAGCTGTGAACGTTCCAGAAAAAAAcgtcagaaagaaaagaaaaaggagaaaaagagaaaaagcacaGATTCCAAGGAAAGAAAGAGATCAAGGTCCAGTAGCCGCAGCAGCTCTTCGCACAGAATGTACAAcagcaaaaagaagaagaaaaagaagcggGGGTCCCGATCTGGATCCAGGGGGCGTTCTTTTAGCCCTGAAAAGGACAAGAAACGAAAACACAAGTCTGACAAAAGTTATTCTAATAAAGAAGGGGAATCTAgtgtaaaagagaaaaagaaatctaaGGAAGAAAGGGGAAAACACAGATCAAGGTCACCACCTACAATCAAGGAGCAAAAGACTTATCGTACTAAAGATAAAAATTCACGTTTCCGAGATCAGGAACTATTCCAAGAGCTTCTGCATTCTCCAGAAAGTGAGGAAAACACTGTAACACGtaaagtaaatattaaaaaagactTTCACCCAGTTAAGCACAAGGCACAGAAATGCACATTAATTGTACCCAAAGAAGAGGTAATAGAATCCCTTTCTGTTTTGGAGAGTGACATTTCAACACCGGTCAAGGTGGAAAAAGATATTGAACTATCAAACGATGATGGCGATGATGAAAGCCAGGTAGAAAACCATAGCAGCCCCCCATGGTCTCCTTCACTCTTCGATTCTTTACTCCCTGAGGACAAACATGAAGATTTTGAAGAAATACAATCTACAAAGGATAATGATTCATCAAATGACTTTCTTCCTAAAGCAGAGGTTGCTAGTCCCCAGGCTTCACTATTGACTTCAGAACCTCCCAGTCCACACTCTAGTCCTTTCACAAAAACACATGAACTTGCAACCTCTCCAGCTGTGAAAACAGAAGATGACGATCTTCAGTGGTCTCCTTCTCACTTAGAAGACTTCTTGATAAATGAGCTTTCAGATGAAGTGGGCTCAGTGGGAGCAACTAGCCCTGATGACGTTGATCTTGAAGAGGCGTTAATGATGAAGAGAAATGAAGACTATGAG GAAAAGCCAGTTGTTAGCTTCAGCAAAAATCAAGTCATCCCTTTTCTTCAAGATGATGAAGACGAGGATGttgaggaaaatgtaaaatcaggcagTGGAGAAGCTGGAAATCATATTGCTAAgcccaaaacaaaagaaaacctgTCCACATTAGAGAAGAGCACAACTTGCAGTCCACCTAAAACTGAGCCAGACCTAGCTTCTTTGTCCAAGGCCGAACTGCCAATGAAGACGGTTACCTGGAACCTTCAAAGGAAGAATTTAGAAAATACTGAAACAGGAACACCTGCAG CTGTTCCTTTCTCTATCAAAGAGGAGCCACAACCTGCATCTCCCAAGCAGAGTGTCCCCGTGTCTTCCCAGCTCAACATCTCAGCATCTCCAAAACACAGTATCAATCTTTTGGCTAGCCTTGCCGCAGAGTCACCATCACAAATGGCAAGTCCGCTGCCTTGGAATTCTTCCGAAAATACGGCTGAAGATTTAGTTGCTAAGGTTGCCAGTTGTGTACCAAGGAATTCAGCAGACAGACCTGTGAAAGAGGCCAAACAGTTCCCCTGTGTTGCATCAGAGACCCCTGTGCAG ACTTTTCCACAGACCCTTCCTCTATTGCCTCTTCCTCCAATCTTCCCACCATATGCTCCCGTTAATGAACCTGCAGTTCCTTGTATACTGCAGAGCAACAGAACTATATTTAGCCCAACTCCAAAGCCTGGCTGTTTGGCCACTGCTAACGAACCTAAAATGCAAGCAGCCAGCACAG gcAAAGACAAAGGGAAAGCAAAGTCTTCTAAAAAAGGAGAGAAGGTTAAAAATGATGAG TACATGAAAAAGCTTCACATGCAGGAAAGAGCTGTAGAAGAGGTCAAACTGGCAATTAAACCATTCTATCAGAAGAGGGAGATCACAAAGGAGGAATACAAGGACATCCTGCGCAAAGCTGTGCAAAAG
- the phrf1.L gene encoding PHD and RING finger domain-containing protein 1 isoform X3 has translation MDDEENQDQLINRSQGRNRQQSLSASDNEEMEDSEDESESEDGDDGEEEGGEDEDVTDSEEEEDENAAKGSLDPTQPAGHFNEAFSSDDEGENCPICLNGFRDQVVGTPENCSHYFCLDCIVEWSKNANSCPVDRIAFSCIHIRVHFGGEILKKVPIKKKAEEVEVEEDATNCAVCGRCDREDRLLLCDGCDAGYHMECLTPPLNAVPVDEWFCPECSDANQPEEVSDVEVAGLLADVVPTTSRLHPNVVRTRAIARTRQSERVRANVNRNRISTARNIQQVPRYLMSSLLDETIEAVVNGLNTAVYQRPLTTRTTTRRRKRKVGRKKSIQSKVSKGTWGVGKKRRRRFRRRKGKKMARKVASSHSRIARSLGICNPPRGSSLPCIQRAAEQTLDTMRHDIGAATLSVFGNSYDLDPFDSNEDHLSNPASPLTSKCRVLSRSALRSHQPVARPISVGLSRGGVAPQAHETLPVAEPVPDLLGSILSGQSMLMMKSSDIVISRDGSLKAKKIGDSGSQKNVSREEPTTDGRVESCSSYSGSPSVTSSVDKWKPVQEQPQLRFPSSGLYSLSPSPSPPPSSMPASSLPGTSAFRLKNAFTPRVVQVQASAGRMTAKFAEPIRFNGVVHKPEPPSSDNKIHAKGPSVKHQTKPPAMRLDISEFPRIPKIKKEMDSSPNNVRGKPSDSVNNPNTNTSLPSACINQLTGRGESNTLGKFNTTENRMTNTRQESHDQSRSSAGVYTGHPSANSSTTPLYSSTSRGVGSLDVGGGGLRITISGNSGSSCRQFSPCSKVPSRSSDGKTQPKRAPPVPSASTKRETPVKNEIYDPFEPTGSDSGSRDSSPERLGPASQPFAATAATTTETACAATSGGAKVGTFRSFRLLPSHSTKVGLSKLGPDFSDLSPASKDQQEKDSAEELSPVSTPFVKVEKEIKNEAAKEPRIEQTPFKISCPLTGLKITSDLKSGGTRGFHFDNEGKKNICIKSEPDSLSHRIIPQSSSNQLVWEAESISQAIPSSNNRGLEIQRKITIEEGKTRSSSMSQPRSHDRDSRSASWSTEDEWEKKSKSKSHKAKRARSDRSSSGSCERSRKKRQKEKKKEKKRKSTDSKERKRSRSSSRSSSSHRMYNSKKKKKKKRGSRSGSRGRSFSPEKDKKRKHKSDKSYSNKEGESSVKEKKKSKEERGKHRSRSPPTIKEQKTYRTKDKNSRFRDQELFQELLHSPESEENTVTRKVNIKKDFHPVKHKAQKCTLIVPKEEVIESLSVLESDISTPVKVEKDIELSNDDGDDESQVENHSSPPWSPSLFDSLLPEDKHEDFEEIQSTKDNDSSNDFLPKAEVASPQASLLTSEPPSPHSSPFTKTHELATSPAVKTEDDDLQWSPSHLEDFLINELSDEVGSVGATSPDDVDLEEALMMKRNEDYEEKPVVSFSKNQVIPFLQDDEDEDVEENVKSGSGEAGNHIAKPKTKENLSTLEKSTTCSPPKTEPDLASLSKAELPMKTVTWNLQRKNLENTETGTPAAVPFSIKEEPQPASPKQSVPVSSQLNISASPKHSINLLASLAAESPSQMTFPQTLPLLPLPPIFPPYAPVNEPAVPCILQSNRTIFSPTPKPGCLATANEPKMQAASTGKDKGKAKSSKKGEKVKNDEYMKKLHMQERAVEEVKLAIKPFYQKREITKEEYKDILRKAVQKICHSKSGEINPVKVVNLVKAYVDKYKHIRKHKKTESLEDHGTMRDSPV, from the exons ATGGATGATGAGGAGAACCAAGATCAACTAATAAACCGCTCCCAAGGGAGAAATCGGCAGCAATCGCTTTCTGCCAGTGATAATG AAGAAATGGAAGATTCAGAGGATGAATCTGAGAGTGAAGATGGTGATGATGGGGAAGAAGAAGGCGGTGAGGATGAAGATGTAACTG actctgaagaggaggaggatgaaaaTGCTGCAAAAGGAAGCTTAGATCCAACACAGCCTGCAGGGCATTTTAATGAGGCGTTTAGTTCAGACGACGAAGGAGAAAATTGCCCAATCTGCCTCAATGGCTTCAGAGACCAAGTTGTGGGCACTCCAGAAAACTGCAGTCATTATTTCTGCCTGGATTGCATTGTGGAGTGGTCAAAG AATGCAAACTCGTGCCCTGTGGACAGAATTGCATTTTCTTGCATTCACATACGAGTGCACTTTGGTGGTGAGATCTTAAAAAAG GTTCCTATAAAGAAAAAAGCAGAAGAGGTTGAGGTGGAGGAAGATGCCACCAACTGTGCAGTGTGTGGACGATGTGACCGCGAGGATCGACTGCTACTTTGTGATGGCTGTGATGCAGG CTACCATATGGAGTGCCTCACTCCTCCTTTGAATGCTGTTCCAGTAGACGAATGGTtctgtccagaatgctcagatgcAAATCAGCCAGAGGAAG TGAGTGACGTAGAGGTTGCTGGACTTCTTGCAGATGTGGTTCCCACCACTAGCCGTCTACATCCTAACGTGGTTAGGACTCGTGCTATTGCTCGAACAAGGCAAAGTGAAAGGGTGAGAGCCAACGTCAACAGAAACCGAATCAGCACTGCACGCAATATCCAG caaGTTCCAAGATACCTAATGTCATCTCTGCTTGATGAAACCATTGAAGCAGTAGTTAATGGATTGAACACTGCAGTCTATCAGAGACCGTTAACCACTCGTACTACCAccagaagaaggaaaaggaaagttg GCAGAAAGAAGAGTATCCAGTCCAAGGTCTCAAAAGGAACTTGGGGAGTGGGAAAGAAGCGCCGAAGAAGGTTCAGACggaggaaagggaaaaaaatg GCCAGAAAAGTGGCCTCCTCTCACAGTCGTATTGCTAGATCACTGGGGATTTGCAACCCGCCTCGAGGATCTTCATTGCCTTGTATTCAACGTGCCGCTGAACAGACGCTGGACACCATGAGACACGACATAGGAGCTGCCACACTCTCTGTGTTTGGGAACTCCTATGACTTGGACCCATTTGACAG TAATGAGGACCATTTAAGCAACCCAGCCTCCCCTCTTACCTCAAAGTGCAGGGTGCTTTCGCGCTCAGCCTTGCGATCCCATCAACCTGTTGCCCGTCCAATATCGGTGGGACTCTCAAG GGGGGGTGTTGCTCCGCAAGCTCATGAAACTTTACCAGTGGCAGAGCCTGTGCCTGACCTCCTAGGGAGTATCCTGTCCGGACAGAGCATGCTGATGATGAAGAGTTCAGATATTGTTATTAGCCGTGATGGGTCATTAAAGGCAAAGAAAATAG gtgATTCTGGTTCACAGAAAAATGTTTCTAGGGAAGAGCCTACAACAGATGGGCGTGTGGAGTCATGCTCCTCTTACTCAGGGTCTCCGTCTGTCACCTCTTCAGTAGATAAATGGAAGCCAGTCCAAGAGCAGCCGCAGCTCAGATTTCCTTCTTCAGGTCTTTACTCACTTTCTCCATCCCCGTCTCCACCTCCATCATCTATGCCTGCATCATCTTTGCCTGGGACTTCTGCCTTTAGGTTAAAAAATGCTTTTACACCGAGGGTTGTCCAGGTGCAAGCCTCAGCAGGACGTATGACCGCTAAATTTGCAGAGCCTATTCGATTCAATGGAGTTGTACACAAGCCAGAGCCACCTAGCTCAGATAACAAAATACATGCAAAGGGCCCAAGTGTGAAGCACCAAACCAAACCTCCTGCAATGAGATTAGACATTTCAGAATTTCCCAGGATACCAAAGATCAAGAAGGAAATGGACAGTAGCCCCAACAATGTTCGAGGGAAGCCCTCCGACTCTGTAAATAACCCAAATACAAATACCAGCCTTCCCAGTGCCTGCATAAATCAACTAACAGGTCGGGGAGAGAGTAACACATTGGGCAAGTTTAATACCACAGAAAACAGAATGACAAACACTCGTCAAGAGTCACATGACCAGTCAAGATCTAGTGCTGGCGTTTACACTGGTCATCCGAGTGCAAACAGTAGCACTACACCACTTTACTCCAGTACCTCAAGAGGCGTGGGGTCACTGGATGTAGGAGGTGGTGGTCTTCGAATAACAATCAGTGGAAATTCTGGCAGTTCTTGCAGGCAATTTAGTCCATGTTCAAAAGTCCCATCCCGTTCTTCTGATGGTAAAACGCAACCAAAAAGAGCTCCTCCTGTTCCCTCTGCTTCTACCAAGAGGGAAACCCctgttaaaaatgaaatatatgacCCGTTTGAACCAACTGGTTCAGATTCAGGGTCTCGTGATAGTAGCCCAGAAAGACTTGGGCCTGCATCACAGCCATTCGCAGCAACTGCTGCAACGACAACAGAGACTGCCTGTGCAGCCACATCAGGTGGAGCCAAAGTGGGAACATTTCGAAGCTTTAGGCTACTCCCTTCACACTCCACAAAAGTGGGACTGTCAAAACTGGGACCAGATTTTTCAGATCTCTCTCCTGCCAGCAAGGATCAACAAGAAAAGGACAGTGCTGAAGAGCTTAGTCCTGTTTCGACTCCTTTTGTAAAGGTCGAAAAGGAGATAAAAAATGAAGCTGCTAAGGAACCAAGAATTGAACAGACACCTTTCAAAATCTCATGTCCACTTACAGGCTTGAAAATTACATCTGACCTGAAATCGGGTGGTACTCGAGGATTCCATTTTGATAacgagggaaaaaaaaacatctgcataAAATCTGAGCCAGACTCTCTTTCACATAGGATTATTCCCCAAAGTTCAAGCAACCAATTGGTGTGGGAAGCAGAATCCATATCTCAAGCTATTCCTTCATCTAACAATCGAGGATTAGAAATACAGAGGAAGATCACAATTGAGGAAGGAAAGACTCGCTCAAGCTCCATGTCTCAGCCAAGATCCCATGACAGAGATTCAAGATCAGCTTCATGGTCCACAGAGGATGAATGGGAAAAGAAATCCAAGTCGAAATCTCACAAAGCAAAAAGGGCACGTAGTGACCGGTCCAGCTCTGGTAGCTGTGAACGTTCCAGAAAAAAAcgtcagaaagaaaagaaaaaggagaaaaagagaaaaagcacaGATTCCAAGGAAAGAAAGAGATCAAGGTCCAGTAGCCGCAGCAGCTCTTCGCACAGAATGTACAAcagcaaaaagaagaagaaaaagaagcggGGGTCCCGATCTGGATCCAGGGGGCGTTCTTTTAGCCCTGAAAAGGACAAGAAACGAAAACACAAGTCTGACAAAAGTTATTCTAATAAAGAAGGGGAATCTAgtgtaaaagagaaaaagaaatctaaGGAAGAAAGGGGAAAACACAGATCAAGGTCACCACCTACAATCAAGGAGCAAAAGACTTATCGTACTAAAGATAAAAATTCACGTTTCCGAGATCAGGAACTATTCCAAGAGCTTCTGCATTCTCCAGAAAGTGAGGAAAACACTGTAACACGtaaagtaaatattaaaaaagactTTCACCCAGTTAAGCACAAGGCACAGAAATGCACATTAATTGTACCCAAAGAAGAGGTAATAGAATCCCTTTCTGTTTTGGAGAGTGACATTTCAACACCGGTCAAGGTGGAAAAAGATATTGAACTATCAAACGATGATGGCGATGATGAAAGCCAGGTAGAAAACCATAGCAGCCCCCCATGGTCTCCTTCACTCTTCGATTCTTTACTCCCTGAGGACAAACATGAAGATTTTGAAGAAATACAATCTACAAAGGATAATGATTCATCAAATGACTTTCTTCCTAAAGCAGAGGTTGCTAGTCCCCAGGCTTCACTATTGACTTCAGAACCTCCCAGTCCACACTCTAGTCCTTTCACAAAAACACATGAACTTGCAACCTCTCCAGCTGTGAAAACAGAAGATGACGATCTTCAGTGGTCTCCTTCTCACTTAGAAGACTTCTTGATAAATGAGCTTTCAGATGAAGTGGGCTCAGTGGGAGCAACTAGCCCTGATGACGTTGATCTTGAAGAGGCGTTAATGATGAAGAGAAATGAAGACTATGAG GAAAAGCCAGTTGTTAGCTTCAGCAAAAATCAAGTCATCCCTTTTCTTCAAGATGATGAAGACGAGGATGttgaggaaaatgtaaaatcaggcagTGGAGAAGCTGGAAATCATATTGCTAAgcccaaaacaaaagaaaacctgTCCACATTAGAGAAGAGCACAACTTGCAGTCCACCTAAAACTGAGCCAGACCTAGCTTCTTTGTCCAAGGCCGAACTGCCAATGAAGACGGTTACCTGGAACCTTCAAAGGAAGAATTTAGAAAATACTGAAACAGGAACACCTGCAG CTGTTCCTTTCTCTATCAAAGAGGAGCCACAACCTGCATCTCCCAAGCAGAGTGTCCCCGTGTCTTCCCAGCTCAACATCTCAGCATCTCCAAAACACAGTATCAATCTTTTGGCTAGCCTTGCCGCAGAGTCACCATCACAAATG ACTTTTCCACAGACCCTTCCTCTATTGCCTCTTCCTCCAATCTTCCCACCATATGCTCCCGTTAATGAACCTGCAGTTCCTTGTATACTGCAGAGCAACAGAACTATATTTAGCCCAACTCCAAAGCCTGGCTGTTTGGCCACTGCTAACGAACCTAAAATGCAAGCAGCCAGCACAG gcAAAGACAAAGGGAAAGCAAAGTCTTCTAAAAAAGGAGAGAAGGTTAAAAATGATGAG TACATGAAAAAGCTTCACATGCAGGAAAGAGCTGTAGAAGAGGTCAAACTGGCAATTAAACCATTCTATCAGAAGAGGGAGATCACAAAGGAGGAATACAAGGACATCCTGCGCAAAGCTGTGCAAAAG